The Mucilaginibacter mallensis genome has a segment encoding these proteins:
- a CDS encoding RagB/SusD family nutrient uptake outer membrane protein, producing MKKKYIMLIMVFAALAIIPMACKKSFLTQTNTFSSTAAATFNKPQDVIALVNSIYDTYQNSDFLKKSMWYYANFLTHDWYNNGNDIVWNNYTIPSTFAALSTFWNDSYIGIARANAALPIIADAKARGVITSDLADRLTGEALFLRGMTYYYLTGTFGGVPLELNTSTTTPSNGLTPRSTQAQCFAQIISDMKQAETLLLSKTTLPAADLGRATKGAAYAYEGSAQMWLGNYTAALAAFNNPELTNNYHLIPQYINVNEFNNQNNDESLFEVQFDLPAGGTQDWAGSWQPPGGELGWIDSFGWPSEITGQGYDYGSPALEYSYQTGDTRKYATILGPGDSIISPGIIAQWGGIKGYPYVTGGYAAYLAAPTTDITDKNRYTDGHGNIINTNGTATYPWYGTDGTPRSGYTDAKKWRDPNLTGGSGPQKLFGSQNQVLMRYAEVLLSRAECKIRTGDVAGGLADLNIVRTRAFGGTPPAVWQDGLQVDGTPAPALTDPMQKVLSEYRHELTADYSLMYLLRRAGTDATTGKAYDAEFIHLVNHVAGAGPDNNTSPIIYPYGPTSDGKTHGVTYNDLPAGRDILPIPQAAIGLNPNLKQNPGY from the coding sequence ATGAAAAAGAAATATATAATGCTCATAATGGTGTTCGCTGCACTGGCAATCATCCCTATGGCCTGTAAAAAGAGTTTTTTAACCCAAACCAATACCTTTTCATCCACAGCAGCGGCTACTTTTAACAAACCACAGGATGTTATAGCCCTGGTAAACAGTATATATGATACTTACCAGAATAGTGATTTCCTGAAAAAGTCGATGTGGTATTATGCCAACTTCCTTACTCATGACTGGTACAATAACGGTAATGATATTGTGTGGAACAATTATACAATACCATCTACCTTTGCTGCGCTTTCAACTTTTTGGAATGATTCATATATCGGTATAGCAAGGGCAAATGCAGCCTTGCCTATTATAGCTGATGCAAAGGCCAGGGGAGTAATTACCTCTGATCTGGCTGACCGTTTAACAGGTGAAGCCTTATTTTTACGTGGTATGACCTACTACTATCTTACAGGTACCTTTGGAGGTGTTCCGTTAGAGCTAAATACATCCACTACTACTCCATCAAATGGCTTAACACCAAGAAGCACACAGGCACAATGCTTTGCGCAGATAATAAGCGATATGAAACAGGCAGAAACCCTGCTACTATCAAAAACAACCCTTCCTGCTGCTGATTTGGGCAGGGCTACCAAAGGTGCTGCCTACGCTTATGAAGGTTCAGCACAAATGTGGTTAGGAAATTATACTGCTGCATTGGCTGCGTTTAATAATCCGGAGCTAACAAATAATTATCATTTGATTCCGCAGTATATCAACGTTAATGAATTTAACAATCAGAATAATGACGAGTCTCTTTTCGAAGTTCAGTTTGATCTTCCGGCAGGGGGTACACAGGATTGGGCTGGTAGCTGGCAGCCTCCGGGTGGTGAGCTTGGCTGGATAGATAGTTTTGGCTGGCCTTCTGAAATAACTGGACAAGGTTATGATTATGGAAGCCCTGCACTTGAATATTCTTACCAAACCGGTGATACCCGTAAATATGCTACCATCTTAGGTCCTGGCGATTCGATCATAAGCCCTGGAATTATTGCACAATGGGGTGGTATAAAAGGTTATCCTTACGTAACTGGTGGCTATGCAGCTTACCTTGCAGCTCCAACTACCGATATTACAGACAAAAACAGGTATACAGACGGCCATGGCAATATTATAAACACAAATGGAACGGCGACCTATCCATGGTATGGTACTGATGGTACACCACGGTCAGGTTATACCGATGCTAAAAAATGGAGAGATCCAAACCTTACAGGTGGTTCAGGACCGCAAAAACTTTTTGGTAGCCAAAACCAGGTGTTGATGCGCTATGCAGAAGTTTTACTTTCAAGAGCTGAATGTAAAATACGCACGGGTGATGTCGCAGGTGGCTTGGCCGACTTGAATATAGTTAGAACCAGGGCATTTGGTGGAACACCGCCGGCCGTTTGGCAGGATGGACTTCAGGTTGATGGTACTCCGGCTCCAGCTTTAACCGACCCAATGCAAAAAGTATTGAGCGAATACAGGCACGAACTTACTGCCGATTATTCACTGATGTACCTTTTACGCAGAGCTGGCACAGATGCTACAACCGGTAAAGCGTATGATGCAGAATTTATCCATTTGGTTAATCACGTTGCCGGTGCTGGTCCGGATAATAACACAAGTCCGATAATTTATCCGTATGGCCCAACGTCCGACGGTAAAACTCACGGGGTTACTTATAATGACCTGCCTGCAGGCCGCGATATATTACCAATTCCACAAGCTGCAATTGGCCTTAATCCAAACCTAAAACAAAACCCTGGTTATTAA
- a CDS encoding glycosyl hydrolase, translated as MKYLSFNKQKAYTPKIKGLIFTDVDSMKAAVNHTARFAIRNVVLALLVFVSANLFAQPFAPVNKNATPEAKNLLKYLYSISGKSILSGEHGGGNRFLDSTKAITGKYPALWGSDFIWSGPGGGGQRVVNEAIANYKKGYIIALMWHQGRPMDNPPYGFRESVQAKMTDEEWAQLITPNTELNKRWLAQVDTIAYYLKELQAANVPVLWRPYHEMNGVWFWWGNRPGKNGVQKLWTMMYDRFVNYHHLNNLLWVWGANGPRDIPLDEAYSYKGFYPGAKYVDVLGTDIYHSDYEQKDYNELLTLANGKVMALTEVGELPKPEILAAQPRWAWFMVWTDFIWKYNTRAQVNAIYSRPGTISLGDQKWY; from the coding sequence ATGAAATATTTAAGTTTCAACAAGCAAAAGGCATATACCCCGAAAATTAAAGGGTTAATATTTACTGATGTTGACAGTATGAAAGCTGCTGTTAATCATACTGCGCGTTTTGCGATAAGGAACGTTGTGCTTGCTTTGTTAGTGTTTGTTTCGGCGAATTTATTCGCTCAGCCATTTGCCCCCGTAAACAAGAACGCTACACCTGAAGCTAAAAATCTTTTAAAATATCTGTACAGCATTAGCGGAAAATCTATTCTGTCCGGCGAGCATGGCGGTGGTAACAGGTTTTTAGATAGCACAAAAGCTATAACAGGTAAATATCCTGCTTTATGGGGGAGTGATTTTATTTGGTCGGGGCCTGGTGGTGGAGGTCAGAGGGTAGTTAACGAAGCAATTGCAAACTATAAAAAAGGATATATCATCGCGCTGATGTGGCACCAGGGCAGGCCAATGGATAATCCTCCATATGGTTTCAGGGAAAGTGTTCAGGCAAAAATGACCGATGAAGAATGGGCGCAGTTGATAACACCCAATACCGAACTGAATAAAAGATGGCTTGCCCAGGTTGATACCATAGCATACTATTTAAAAGAATTACAAGCAGCCAATGTGCCTGTGCTTTGGAGGCCATACCACGAGATGAACGGCGTATGGTTTTGGTGGGGCAACAGGCCGGGTAAAAATGGCGTGCAAAAATTATGGACAATGATGTACGACAGGTTTGTTAACTATCATCATTTAAACAATTTATTATGGGTATGGGGCGCTAACGGGCCAAGAGATATCCCATTAGATGAGGCCTATTCTTATAAGGGATTTTATCCCGGTGCAAAATATGTAGATGTGTTGGGTACAGATATCTACCATTCGGATTATGAGCAAAAGGATTATAATGAATTACTAACACTGGCCAATGGAAAAGTTATGGCGCTAACTGAAGTAGGAGAGTTGCCAAAGCCGGAAATATTGGCGGCGCAGCCACGGTGGGCGTGGTTTATGGTATGGACAGATTTTATTTGGAAATATAACACCCGCGCGCAGGTTAACGCGATATACTCAAGGCCGGGAACCATATCGCTGGGTGATCAGAAATGGTATTGA
- a CDS encoding multiheme c-type cytochrome, which yields MKKIVFISIILVSLFVIIYLAFKGSKPTDPRGDAYAGSATCMKCHGDIYKSYLHTAHYMASMPADMNTVHGSFIKSFNTFKVSDAQKVVMQKLDSGMYQSYYLNGKLIERHRFDIVLGDVKGESYLFWEGNGLNQLPISYFTKQDKWLMSPGYAPGIADFTRIITSRCMECHASYIADQPTDAQRLDNAEQFDKNSLVYSVDCERCHGPGAQHVEFQTNNPGIKIAKYIARFSSLPRARKIDVCGECHSGNKSQMIRSTFFFRPGDTLANFKLPDFVRAIDISHLDVHGNQVQLLESSKCFIHSKMDCGTCHNIHQNQRGNIALFTQKCLDCHSINNHNYCKISNPLNAKLIRSNCIQCHMPALLTRVIITSNIDKTTNADILVRSHHIAIYPEETKKILTMLAK from the coding sequence ATGAAAAAAATTGTATTTATATCAATTATTTTAGTCTCTCTATTTGTTATTATTTATCTTGCATTCAAAGGTAGCAAACCTACCGATCCAAGGGGTGATGCCTATGCCGGATCAGCAACTTGCATGAAATGCCATGGCGATATTTACAAGTCATATTTACATACCGCCCACTACATGGCATCAATGCCGGCCGACATGAATACGGTACATGGCAGCTTCATTAAAAGTTTTAATACATTCAAGGTTAGCGACGCCCAAAAAGTAGTTATGCAAAAACTGGATAGCGGCATGTACCAATCCTATTATTTAAATGGGAAACTTATAGAACGCCACCGTTTTGATATAGTTTTAGGCGATGTAAAAGGCGAAAGCTATCTTTTTTGGGAAGGTAACGGACTAAACCAACTTCCTATTTCTTATTTTACCAAACAAGATAAATGGTTAATGAGTCCCGGATATGCTCCGGGGATTGCAGATTTCACCCGCATAATTACTTCGCGCTGTATGGAATGTCATGCTTCTTATATAGCCGATCAGCCAACTGATGCGCAACGATTAGATAATGCTGAACAATTTGATAAAAACTCATTGGTTTATAGCGTGGATTGCGAAAGATGCCATGGACCTGGCGCACAGCATGTTGAATTTCAAACCAACAATCCCGGAATTAAAATTGCAAAGTATATAGCCCGTTTCAGTTCCTTACCCCGCGCACGCAAAATAGATGTATGCGGCGAATGCCATTCGGGCAATAAAAGCCAAATGATAAGGTCTACCTTCTTTTTTAGGCCCGGCGATACACTTGCTAATTTTAAACTACCTGATTTTGTAAGAGCGATAGATATCAGTCACCTTGATGTACATGGCAACCAGGTACAGTTATTGGAAAGTAGCAAATGCTTCATCCATAGCAAAATGGATTGCGGAACCTGCCATAATATCCACCAAAATCAACGTGGGAATATTGCTTTGTTCACGCAAAAATGCCTTGACTGCCATAGCATAAACAATCATAATTATTGCAAAATTTCAAATCCGTTAAACGCGAAACTTATCAGGTCGAATTGTATCCAATGCCATATGCCTGCTTTACTAACCCGGGTGATAATCACATCAAATATCGACAAAACTACCAACGCTGATATATTAGTACGCAGTCATCATATTGCTATCTATCCGGAAGAAACAAAAAAGATATTGACTATGCTTGCAAAGTAA
- a CDS encoding glycoside hydrolase family 3 C-terminal domain-containing protein, whose translation MKYAIVSVIILFLFANASAQNNTEAALQVKINGIIKKMTLEEKVAMLHGSATFYSAGVPRLGIPEVSYDDGPLGVRREEERFGWNSANWTTDSATFLPNGSAIAATWNPEMAHKYGVVIGEEANARKKIVMLAPAFNICRIPLCGRTYEYYSEDPYLNGQLAIQAVKGIQSQRVAACIKHFAANNQEVNRGVINEIIDERALREIYLPAFKAAIEQGDAYTIMSAYNKINDYWCSENDFLLDKVLKTEWGFKGIVISDWGGTHHTLAAANAGLDVEMGSNGPYDQWYFAKPLIAAVKAGQVSEKNIDEKVRRILWVIYHTSMSADHPKGSIATPEHGKAAYDIASESIVLLKNDDHLLPLNAGKVKSIAVIGDNATRTFATGGFGASVKVKYEVNALAGIRSRFGKTADIKFVQGYKANYLASNTAEQNAGYDKPDTALINEAVALAKTTDVAIVCIGSNREYESENHDRKNLELPFGEQALVNAVTAANPKTIIVIMAGAPYDLNEIKKSNNTIVWSWFNGTEAGNALADVLKGVVNPSGKMPFTFPVALNDSPAIALNTYPGKDTTTTYKEGILVGYRWYDTKKIDPLYCFGYGLSYTSFTYADLTTDKKNYKSADKITVSVKVKNSGSVAGKEIVQIYVSKVNSGVLRADKELKAFKKVMIAPGKTMPLIMNINVSDLAYFDDKLSKWIVEPGEYKLMAASSSKDIRQIAAFSISK comes from the coding sequence ATGAAATATGCGATCGTCAGCGTTATAATACTTTTTTTATTTGCTAATGCTTCGGCACAAAATAATACAGAGGCAGCGCTGCAGGTTAAGATAAACGGTATTATTAAAAAAATGACGCTTGAAGAAAAGGTGGCTATGCTGCACGGCAGTGCTACATTTTATTCAGCCGGTGTTCCGCGTTTGGGAATACCCGAGGTTAGTTATGATGATGGTCCCTTAGGCGTACGCCGAGAGGAAGAACGTTTTGGCTGGAACTCAGCTAACTGGACAACCGACTCTGCAACATTTTTGCCCAATGGTTCAGCAATAGCCGCAACCTGGAACCCCGAAATGGCGCATAAATATGGTGTTGTAATAGGCGAGGAGGCCAATGCCCGTAAAAAGATAGTAATGCTTGCACCGGCATTTAATATTTGCCGCATACCACTTTGTGGCCGTACCTATGAGTATTATTCGGAGGACCCGTATTTGAACGGACAACTGGCAATACAGGCTGTAAAAGGCATCCAAAGTCAGCGTGTAGCAGCCTGTATAAAGCACTTTGCAGCCAATAACCAGGAAGTTAACCGCGGTGTTATTAATGAGATTATTGATGAAAGGGCACTGCGTGAGATTTACCTGCCCGCATTTAAAGCAGCCATAGAGCAAGGTGATGCTTACACTATTATGTCGGCCTATAATAAAATAAATGACTACTGGTGTTCTGAGAATGATTTCCTGCTGGATAAAGTATTAAAAACGGAATGGGGATTTAAAGGCATAGTTATATCAGACTGGGGCGGAACACACCATACCCTAGCAGCAGCAAATGCCGGCCTGGATGTCGAAATGGGATCAAACGGCCCATACGACCAATGGTATTTTGCCAAACCTTTAATTGCGGCTGTTAAAGCAGGCCAGGTTTCAGAAAAAAACATAGATGAAAAAGTAAGACGGATCCTATGGGTGATATATCATACATCAATGAGCGCGGATCATCCAAAAGGTTCTATCGCTACACCTGAACATGGTAAAGCTGCATATGATATCGCATCAGAATCCATTGTACTATTGAAAAATGATGATCATTTACTGCCTTTAAATGCAGGTAAAGTTAAAAGCATAGCGGTGATCGGCGATAATGCTACACGTACTTTTGCTACAGGTGGCTTTGGGGCAAGTGTAAAAGTTAAGTATGAGGTAAATGCGCTGGCTGGTATCAGATCAAGATTCGGAAAAACTGCCGATATTAAATTTGTGCAAGGTTACAAAGCCAACTATTTAGCAAGCAATACAGCTGAGCAAAATGCAGGGTATGATAAGCCCGATACCGCATTAATAAATGAAGCCGTGGCTTTGGCCAAAACAACTGATGTTGCCATCGTATGCATCGGTTCGAACCGTGAATACGAGAGCGAAAATCATGACCGTAAAAATTTGGAATTGCCTTTTGGCGAACAAGCGCTGGTTAACGCGGTTACTGCTGCTAATCCTAAAACCATTATTGTGATAATGGCAGGTGCGCCTTATGATCTTAACGAAATTAAAAAATCAAATAATACCATAGTATGGTCGTGGTTTAACGGCACCGAAGCCGGTAACGCTTTGGCCGATGTGCTAAAAGGCGTTGTCAATCCATCAGGCAAAATGCCATTTACTTTCCCGGTAGCGTTGAATGATTCACCTGCAATTGCTTTAAATACCTATCCGGGTAAAGATACAACCACTACTTATAAGGAAGGAATATTAGTAGGCTACCGCTGGTACGATACTAAAAAGATTGACCCTCTATATTGCTTTGGTTATGGATTGTCATATACCAGTTTTACTTATGCTGATCTTACGACTGATAAAAAGAACTATAAATCTGCCGATAAGATCACAGTATCTGTAAAGGTGAAAAACTCAGGAAGCGTTGCCGGTAAAGAAATTGTTCAGATCTATGTTAGCAAAGTTAATTCAGGAGTACTAAGGGCCGATAAGGAATTAAAGGCATTCAAGAAAGTAATGATAGCACCGGGCAAAACAATGCCGCTTATAATGAACATAAATGTAAGCGACCTGGCCTACTTTGATGATAAGTTAAGCAAATGGATAGTTGAGCCAGGCGAGTATAAACTAATGGCAGCTTCATCTTCAAAGGACATAAGGCAAATAGCCGCTTTTAGTATAAGTAAATAG
- a CDS encoding SusC/RagA family TonB-linked outer membrane protein, whose translation MKKNLLLSNLNNCKKSILVFLLVICICYSSFAQTRQITGAVTSSTDGNPVPGASVKIKGTSTGVVTDVNGAFKLSVAPDATLVISFIGYDTQEVPVGNKNTYAVRLSPNTNTLAEVAVVSIGYGTAKRKDLTGAVSSVSAATIAKVPVTTLDQALQGRAAGVQVTNNDASPGGNVSILVRGVGSLASNGNGPLYVVDGFPLDNGGINNINPNDIATIDVLKDASATAIYGIRAANGVIIITTKKGKKGGAQVSLDAYVGFQSKPKEYSVLNAQQFATLYNTVAADPKQSVTLPAFAPYSDPSSLHNIDWQNEVYRTGITQNYSLAIRGGSDKVQAATSIGYYDQKGIVLGSYFKRVTFGNNTDYQPTNWLKSSTSVKYTFQDSQNPFGGQLQNGGGLVQLTELPPTLDGGNKLTYLPYDGNGNYGFYNPKFTEIAGYTNPLYSIGNNRSYGLNNFLLANTSLEATIIDGLKVKSNVGVNLSDFSGSYYSPEDDRENNQYPGSQITNAFYSQHINQTFNWLWENTISYDKTFGKHTINLLAGASEQKTFWSGMGGQGIPPNGVIRDLSKVSNLVLDTNNPAGSNTGNGSNIYALQSYFGRVTYNYDDRYILTGTVRRDGSSKFAPSNAYGTFPSGAIAWKAKEESFLKNVNWLSDLKIRGSYGEVGNQGAILPFQYQGLYSTGYAASVNGNGVDNLGYPFDKLYQYGSAATQPENDKLKWETDYQTDIGVDAAFLNGDLTFTADWYNRRSKDFLLSVAVPAQTGFNYETQNVGSIDNKGLEFAVNYNHRVTSDFNYGIGLTLSTVDNKLTSLTSGTNFITNFGGLTVPADGWATFSETHIGQPVGEFYGYKSLGIFQSQAQIDALNAAAVAKHGAGSVYQKTTTQPGDRYFADTNGDGIVDANDQVSLGSPLPKFYGGVDLSASYKNFDFDAYFYGVYGNKIFNFQESVLESLQNRSFVGVENVGTEYYNNYWTPTRPSNTYARVSANDDVEGNNVASSAYIENGSFLKLKTFTIGYTLPAQMLKNLAISKVRLYFTGQNLFTITGYKGLDPEIGIQGGNATQNGIDTGTYPSSRYYTVGVNVTF comes from the coding sequence ATGAAGAAAAATTTACTATTAAGTAACCTGAATAACTGCAAAAAATCAATATTGGTTTTTTTGCTGGTTATTTGCATATGTTACTCATCATTTGCCCAAACCCGGCAAATAACAGGTGCAGTAACTTCATCAACAGATGGTAATCCTGTGCCGGGTGCGAGTGTTAAAATTAAAGGAACCTCAACAGGAGTTGTTACCGATGTGAACGGTGCTTTTAAATTATCGGTAGCTCCTGATGCAACGCTTGTAATTAGCTTTATTGGCTATGACACACAGGAAGTGCCTGTAGGTAACAAAAATACTTACGCTGTAAGATTATCGCCTAACACAAATACTTTAGCTGAAGTTGCTGTAGTATCTATTGGTTATGGTACCGCCAAGCGAAAAGACCTTACAGGGGCTGTAAGTTCGGTTAGTGCGGCAACTATAGCAAAGGTGCCTGTTACTACGTTAGACCAGGCATTACAGGGCCGTGCGGCAGGTGTACAGGTTACCAATAACGATGCTTCTCCGGGTGGTAATGTTTCCATACTCGTGAGGGGGGTTGGTAGTTTGGCAAGTAACGGTAATGGTCCATTATATGTAGTTGATGGTTTTCCGTTGGATAACGGAGGTATTAACAACATCAACCCGAATGACATTGCTACCATAGATGTACTGAAAGATGCATCGGCTACTGCTATCTATGGTATCCGTGCAGCTAACGGTGTAATCATAATAACTACCAAAAAAGGTAAAAAAGGCGGCGCGCAGGTATCTTTGGATGCTTACGTAGGTTTTCAAAGCAAGCCTAAAGAGTATAGCGTATTAAATGCGCAGCAATTTGCTACTTTATATAATACTGTAGCAGCCGATCCTAAGCAAAGCGTTACATTACCCGCATTTGCGCCATATTCTGATCCATCATCATTGCATAATATCGATTGGCAAAATGAGGTCTATCGCACCGGCATAACACAAAATTACAGTCTTGCCATACGAGGTGGAAGTGACAAAGTTCAGGCAGCAACTTCTATTGGGTATTACGATCAAAAAGGTATAGTATTAGGCTCGTATTTTAAAAGGGTTACCTTTGGTAATAATACAGATTATCAGCCTACTAATTGGTTGAAATCATCAACCAGTGTTAAATATACCTTCCAGGATTCTCAAAATCCATTTGGTGGTCAGTTGCAAAATGGCGGTGGATTAGTCCAATTAACTGAATTGCCTCCAACCCTTGATGGCGGTAATAAACTTACCTACCTGCCATATGATGGCAATGGTAATTATGGTTTTTATAATCCAAAGTTTACTGAGATTGCCGGTTATACCAATCCTCTTTATAGCATTGGTAACAACCGTAGTTACGGCCTGAATAACTTTTTATTAGCAAATACTTCATTAGAAGCAACCATTATTGACGGGCTTAAGGTTAAATCAAATGTAGGTGTAAATCTGAGTGATTTTTCAGGATCATATTATTCTCCTGAAGATGACCGTGAGAATAATCAGTATCCGGGATCTCAAATAACAAATGCATTTTATAGCCAGCACATCAACCAAACCTTTAACTGGTTATGGGAAAATACCATTAGCTACGATAAAACATTTGGAAAGCATACTATCAATTTACTTGCTGGTGCATCTGAGCAGAAAACCTTCTGGAGTGGCATGGGCGGTCAGGGTATTCCTCCAAACGGAGTTATACGGGATTTATCAAAAGTTTCAAACCTTGTATTGGATACCAATAATCCTGCAGGTTCAAATACTGGCAATGGTTCAAATATTTATGCCTTACAATCCTATTTTGGTAGGGTAACTTATAATTACGATGACAGGTATATTTTAACAGGTACTGTAAGAAGGGACGGATCTTCTAAGTTCGCCCCAAGTAATGCTTATGGTACATTCCCTTCAGGTGCAATAGCCTGGAAAGCTAAGGAAGAATCTTTCCTGAAAAACGTTAACTGGTTATCTGACCTGAAAATTAGGGGTAGTTATGGTGAAGTTGGTAATCAGGGCGCAATACTTCCTTTTCAATACCAGGGGTTATATTCAACAGGTTATGCTGCATCTGTTAATGGTAATGGCGTAGATAACCTGGGTTATCCGTTCGATAAATTATATCAGTATGGTTCTGCAGCAACTCAGCCTGAAAATGATAAATTGAAATGGGAAACCGATTATCAAACAGATATAGGTGTTGATGCAGCATTTTTAAATGGCGATCTTACCTTTACTGCTGATTGGTATAACAGAAGATCAAAAGACTTCTTATTATCTGTTGCTGTACCTGCGCAAACCGGCTTTAATTATGAAACTCAAAATGTAGGCAGTATTGACAATAAAGGCCTTGAGTTTGCAGTAAATTACAACCATAGGGTAACTAGTGATTTTAATTATGGTATAGGCTTAACACTTTCAACAGTTGATAATAAATTAACCAGTCTAACTTCTGGCACTAACTTTATAACAAACTTTGGTGGTCTTACAGTACCAGCGGATGGTTGGGCCACTTTCTCCGAAACACATATCGGGCAACCAGTAGGCGAGTTTTATGGCTATAAATCACTGGGTATTTTCCAGAGCCAGGCTCAAATTGATGCATTAAATGCTGCCGCTGTTGCAAAACATGGTGCAGGTAGTGTTTATCAGAAAACCACTACGCAACCGGGCGACCGTTATTTTGCAGATACTAATGGCGATGGTATAGTAGACGCGAATGACCAGGTTAGCCTTGGCAGCCCGCTTCCTAAATTTTATGGAGGTGTTGATTTAAGCGCTTCTTACAAGAACTTCGATTTTGACGCGTATTTCTACGGTGTTTACGGAAACAAAATATTTAATTTTCAGGAAAGTGTTTTGGAAAGCTTACAGAACAGGAGCTTTGTGGGTGTTGAAAACGTTGGCACTGAATACTACAATAATTACTGGACACCTACCAGGCCTTCAAACACATATGCCAGGGTAAGTGCTAATGACGACGTAGAAGGTAACAACGTTGCATCAAGCGCATATATTGAAAATGGTAGTTTCCTTAAATTGAAAACTTTTACCATAGGATATACATTACCGGCACAGATGTTGAAAAATTTAGCTATCTCAAAGGTTCGGTTATACTTCACCGGGCAAAATCTATTTACTATTACTGGCTACAAAGGGCTTGATCCTGAGATCGGGATACAGGGTGGCAATGCAACCCAAAATGGTATCGATACCGGTACCTATCCATCATCAAGGTATTACACAGTGGGTGTAAACGTAACGTTTTAG